The DNA segment TACAGTAGCATGTGACATGTGGGACAAACAAGGTTTTATATATACAGAACCGTTCCTCTTTGAGAAAGATGTGACTACAGGTTAAAGTTCACGCTGAGGGTCATGTGACTCAGATAAACAGCAGAAAGCATTCTTAAAggaagttcacacaaaaatgaaaatttgcagagaatgtcctcaccctcaggtcatccaagatgtggatgagtttgtttcttcatcagatttggagaaatgtagcattgcatcacttgctcatcaatggatgctctgcagtgaatgggtgccgtcagaatgagagtccaaacagctgataaaaacatcacaataatccacaccactccagtccatcagttatcatcttgtgaagagaaaagctgcatgtttgaaagaaacaaatccatcattaagatgtttttaacttcaaaccatcacttctggctaaaatatgagtccataatccataataacgcttcctccagtagAAAAgttcatctcctgttgtcctctgaCGTCTTATATCTCacttatttgtttagaactgttttggacagtTTTCATTTGTAAAGCGCTTGATCAGTgaatatttctctctttttcacaggagaaaacaatattatggatagaagactcgtaaaacatctttatgatggacttttttgttacaaacatgcaacttttcacttcacattgtgttaactgatggactgtagcggtgtggattacttgtggattattgtgatgtttttatcaggtgtttggtctctcattctgacggcacccattcactgcagagcatccattggtgagcaagtaatgcaatgctgcatttctccaaatctgatgaagaaacaaacccatttacatcttggatggcctgagggtgtgaTCATTTTCATCAAATTCAAATTTGTGCAAAAAATATTCCTTTTAATTCTTCGAAAAGAGAGTCTGACGGAGATTGTGTGTTGGAAGCATGCAGAAAATTCAAGCTTTGGGGTTTTTTGATCGTGTGACTCTCttctgtgtgtgttaatgtggtCGTGTGCTGGGCTCCAGTAGGGGGCGTTTCGCCGGCATGTTCCCGCCTCCGCTAGATTTCTCGCAGTGTTCGGCCACGCCCCTCTTTAGACTCCGCCCACTGACGTGCCCATTGACAGAAGCCCTCTGCCATTTGCAGATGTCACCACTGAGGATGTCCTGAATATGCTGCACAATCAGGTTTATTGCCACTAAAGAAgattcaaaaaacaaaagagaagcaACAGTTCAGAAAACCAAGcttcattttgaatatttattgccTTTTGATGATATTTACCCATGTTATCAACTCCACGAGGTAttatgacatctgcatatttctTGGTCTGACGTTGGAGAGAGATTTCAGATGTAACTATAACACAACTATCCAATGTCAGTTCAGCTTTTGCAACGTGTGTTTTCTCACCGGAAGGCAGAACTCTTCAAAGGCTGGTTTAACGAAGGTGGTGTACTGCGTGAGGATCTGTTCCAGATCTCGACCTCTTCTCATGTCGCGCAGAACTAAACACACAAAATGCATGCTGTTATACAGGCAACATACAGCTAGggttattcatattttatgtttccatcaaattaaaaaatatgaaattttgacTGAAAACTAAATGGAATAAATATacaagtttggagtcagtaagatgagtaggttttttttttttttttacttcgctTTGATTtagaatgctatttttttttttttaatcttaaatttagcaatcttttgaaaatgcaaaaataaaaaccttgctaTACAAACTgcatgaaatgtatattttatattatatcaaatacataaaaaggtTCTCTCTACTGCACAGAAATGACTTGATTTAACCATAATTTGTGCAGTACCTCTGCGAGACAGCCGTACGTCTGAGTCTGTGTCCACAAACAGCTTCATGTGGAACATGTCTCTGACTTCCTGTGTGTAGAACACCAGAATGCCCTCAAACAGCACCACATCAGCGGGATACACACATATCTTCTCTGGCAGCCTACACACACAATCAACAGTCTGTtatcagacaaacacacactatcaAAGTACACATAAAGAGAACGTGTGTCAGTGTGAGGGGAAAGCGTGTCTTATTGCCTGGAATGGGTGACGAAGTCATACGTGGGAACCTCCACCACCTTTCCCTCTACGATGTCCTTCAGCGTCTGACACATTAACTCCGTATCAAACgcatctgagagagagaaaacataatAGTGCATTAAAAGATGTCATTCCACATCTGTTTTCCTGAACTTTTTCACAGCATTTTTACACACTGCTGAATAAtcccttattgtttttttttttacctggatgGTCAAAGTTGTACTGGCCTTTCAAAGCTTTGGCCTTCTGTTCTGGAGTGAGAACCCGGTAGAAACTGTCCTGGCTTACGATAGTGACCTTCCTCTGGTGATGATCCACCTTATTCTGACCCAACAGCTCCATGATTTTTGCACACACTGTGGACTGACAGGAGAAAAACAGCAGTTACTCTCCTGGACTGACAATCTAGTAGTGTCTATTTACAATTGCATCAGCCTGAATATCATTACAGATGCTGTTACAAGTGGACACTATGTATATCACTACATT comes from the Cyprinus carpio isolate SPL01 chromosome B21, ASM1834038v1, whole genome shotgun sequence genome and includes:
- the uck1 gene encoding uridine-cytidine kinase 1, translated to MNSAGLLCETERPRHRPFLIGVSGGTASGKSTVCAKIMELLGQNKVDHHQRKVTIVSQDSFYRVLTPEQKAKALKGQYNFDHPDAFDTELMCQTLKDIVEGKVVEVPTYDFVTHSRLPEKICVYPADVVLFEGILVFYTQEVRDMFHMKLFVDTDSDVRLSRRVLRDMRRGRDLEQILTQYTTFVKPAFEEFCLPTKKYADVIIPRGVDNMVAINLIVQHIQDILSGDICKWQRASVNGHVSGRSLKRGVAEHCEKSSGGGNMPAKRPLLEPSTRPH